CGGACAAAATATGCCCAGTGATCGTTGAATGGTGCGCCATTATGCTTGatcagctccagcaacagGCCTCCAGCGGGACCGCTCTCAGAAACAACTGGCGCTTGTGGAGTTGAGCGGTCGCCAGTCGCCGGGGCACGGAAAGACAACCGCGGAGGGGGAGGCGGCAGCATCTTTTGCTCTGGGCACGAGGGTCTTGGTGAAAGCGAAGCAAGAATGGAGCATATACAAATAGTCTATGTGCGAGAATTTTAGCAGGTAATTATGGAAGCTGAGGACTTGCAAAATTATGGCGGCCTCCTCTTGTCATTGGCGTGTTGGTTCTGTCCTGGACTTGTACTTGGATGCCTGAGACAAGTGGGTCGCCTGCGTCGGCTTAAAACGGTCGGGCTGACAGCGTAGAATTCCCAAAATGGTCCATATTCCGATGCTACCTATGTATATTCCCACGAGCCTCTTATTCTAATAGCTACTGATACTACTTCTCAGAGCTACTATTGTTGCTACTGATTACCTGCTGAGGTGGTATATCGCGGCCAAGATCGTCATGGGTAGCATCCCACTGAGCCACCTCAGAATTGGGCACCCGCAAAAGGCGATGCGTATTCGCGCCATTGTCGTCCACGGAAATTACCTGGGATCGAATGCTGTAGTTACCCCAGCGAGGGAGGACCTTCATCCAAAGGTAGTAGTAGATACCGCAGACAGCCATGATGCCAATTCCGACAATCATGTAGGTACACCATAGGCTACGACTTGTTGTCAGTATTTGATCTTAATTAGATCTGAAGGCAGTACTCACAAACTAACTGTTCCGGCATAAATACCGCCCTCTGGTGGAATCCAGGGCATGACGAGCAGAAAGGCTTGGGCTAAGAGGTAAAGTATAACAAGAGCCCACCATGCTCGGAAGTCAGATCTGGGAGTACCCGATCGAGAACGGCGGCGACGGATTAGTAGAAGACCAACGCCCATGGCAGCGTGGAAAATGGCGTCTGGGTACGTCTTGAGAGAGACAACGAACTGAAAGGCGTCACCTGCTGGGGGAGCGACGATCATCAGAAAGGTGAAGCCCCATTTGAGTAGATAGGGACCGATGGGAGTGCCAAAAGGTTTAGTTGAGACCCAGAATTCCGTCCAAGGGAGGACGCCTTGACGTGCAATCTCGCGAATTTGACGGGACTGACTGATAAGGACAGCGAGAAGGTTACCAAAGGAGCTCAGGAGGACACAAAAGTTCAGGGCAGATTCAGCGGATGATCCAAAGGCCGTCCGAAAGAAAACTGCAGCGGCCAGCTCTTTCGATTCTAGAAAGATGTCCTTGGGGACTGCCGCAAAGTAGGCGACGTTGCAGAGGAAGTATAGAGAGAAGACAATGAGCAAGGAAGCGGTGGCATTCTTTTTCAAGGTTGGGATGggattcttgatctcattggCCATGCTGAAAGCGTTTTGCCAACCTGAGAAGGCAAAAGTGATGTTGACCATGGCCTGAGATAGACTGTAACCGCTCGATGTAGTGCCTTGAAAACCATGGCGGAAGTTAATGCCCGGGTTCTCAATCCGGCCGAAATGGCCTCCGAGGATGACAAGTcccgagatggagatgaagagtaGCAGAAGCAGCTTCAAGGCACCGATAACGTTGATCGCCCAGAGCGAATACCTGTTATGAGCGATCACAGTAATGACAGCTAGCGTGTAAGCTGCAATAGCAACGCCCTTGAGTTCCCAGGGTTCCGGATCACGGCCAACGATACGCCAGAGGTAGTTGGAGAGGACAATCGTGTTGCTGCTACTGAATGACAGCAGCACAGATTGAACAGCGAAGGCGACAGGGAAAAGGTGCTTGGGTCGGGGGAAGCCCTGCTCAAGCCACACGACCTCGGACCCGCTGCGGTTGGGGAAGTAACTGGTGAACTCCATGTGGACAGCGAGTCCTGCGACAGCCAAGAGGAATCCAATGACCCAGTAGACGAGGGCTAGACCGACTGAGCCTGTGAGGCGCAGGATGGTAGCTGGCGTGGAGAAGATGCCGGTGCCGACCATATGATTGAGGTTCAGGAATATTATAGTCAGCCAATTGACGTGGTATCCTAACGGCGATCGTGTCTCGACAGGAGCACCGACAGCCTCTTGATATCCTGAAGCGCCATTCCCAGCTGTTTGACGTACGTAGGCAAGGTCGCCATCACGAATGATAGAAGCCTCAGAGTCCGACTGTGGGTGCTCTGGAACAGCCTGGCTAGTAGCCTGCGACTTCGGGCTGAAAGGCAATCCCATGCTGGGCTGTCAAGATGTAAATGCGTGTGATATGAGAAGGGCAATTGGGCTGAACGAGGAACGAGAACATTTTTATCGTTCAGGTTCGCCCTGATCGCCAAGAGCTCGTCCGTTGTGGCTCCAGCATCATCGTGGCATACAATCACGGCTAGGGTTGGAAGTGAAGACCTTTGACTAAAAGAGTGTCTAAATTAGTCCTTTTATCCTCGTTAAGGTTAAGTTTAAAGTTACGCCATTGATGTTTTGGTGTTAAGTACAAGGGACGCACGTAAACGTGCTAAAGCCACAGAGTTGCGCCATCTGTGATACTATAATTGACTGAGCTGTTGTTAGGTCATGAAACCTCCACTAACTCCCGCGGGTATATCTGAGCAACATAACAGGTGTCGTTTACTGATGTGTTGGGAGTATCTCCCGCGGGAAGAAGTTGTCCAATGAGTGGCGATCTACTATATGACGTGCTTACAACCTAGCATAGTCGTGATGCAGTTTGAGGGGTAAACCTATAGGACCGACTTTGTCTTTTAGCAAACGTCAATCATAACAGCCGTATCACTTGATCACGAAATCGATTCATTTATATAAGCGA
This DNA window, taken from Fusarium fujikuroi IMI 58289 draft genome, chromosome FFUJ_chr11, encodes the following:
- a CDS encoding related to high affinity methionine permease — its product is MGLPFSPKSQATSQAVPEHPQSDSEASIIRDGDLAYVRQTAGNGASGYQEAVGAPVETRSPLGYHVNWLTIIFLNLNHMVGTGIFSTPATILRLTGSVGLALVYWVIGFLLAVAGLAVHMEFTSYFPNRSGSEVVWLEQGFPRPKHLFPVAFAVQSVLLSFSSSNTIVLSNYLWRIVGRDPEPWELKGVAIAAYTLAVITVIAHNRYSLWAINVIGALKLLLLLFISISGLVILGGHFGRIENPGINFRHGFQGTTSSGYSLSQAMVNITFAFSGWQNAFSMANEIKNPIPTLKKNATASLLIVFSLYFLCNVAYFAAVPKDIFLESKELAAAVFFRTAFGSSAESALNFCVLLSSFGNLLAVLISQSRQIREIARQGVLPWTEFWVSTKPFGTPIGPYLLKWGFTFLMIVAPPAGDAFQFVVSLKTYPDAIFHAAMGVGLLLIRRRRSRSGTPRSDFRAWWALVILYLLAQAFLLVMPWIPPEGGIYAGTVSFLWCTYMIVGIGIMAVCGIYYYLWMKVLPRWGNYSIRSQVISVDDNGANTHRLLRVPNSEVAQWDATHDDLGRDIPPQQVISSNNSSSEK